Genomic DNA from Arthrobacter sp. B1I2:
CCCGGAGGCTTCTTACCCTGCCAATAGTTGACGGTTGAATAGCGTGGCCCGGACGGGCCGTGCTCCTGGCATCCACCGCACTTCCCATCAGGACGGAACCTGACCGCAGGAAGCGCGATCCTCCATGGACGACGCCGGGGCGTTGGCTGCCGGAGGGCTGGATGCGCGTAGTCAGCCGCCGCTCCCCCACACTCCTGAATGAGATGTGCCGACGCAATCCGGACAGGGTCATGCACCTTTGGGGGTGAACCACTGGGACGGGAAGCGTTGAGGGCGCAGCAAACTGCTCCATCAAGTGTACTACAGGCGCCCCCGCCCGTCGGACCGGAATCCGCTGCCCGGAAGGATCCTCCGAAAGCAGCACGGTTGTCCACATAGGCGGAATCGGCCCTGCCGGTACAGGGCGCAGCCGGGCAGGCTGGCGGCATGAAACCATCAGTCCTCCTGGCCGCGCTCCTGCTGCTGCCGGCGTCCGTGGCCTCCGCGTCGCAGGCCCATCCCTCCGGCGTCATCTCCTCCGGCCAACCCTCCTTGAACCAGCAGAAGAGCACGACGCCGGCTGGCCAGGCAGGCGCCAGGCCTTCCTGGCAGTGGCCGCTGTCACCGCGCCCGCCGGTGCTGCGCGGTTTCGATCCCCCGCCGAAGCCCTGGCTCAGCGGGCACCGCGGCGTTGACCTGGGCTTCGCCGCAGCCGGGACCCAGGTCACTTCCCCGTCGGCGGGAACAGTAAGCTTCGTGGGCGTGGTGGTGGACCGGCCCGTGATCACCATCGATCATGGCGGCGGGCTTCGGAGCAGTTTCGAACCGGTGGAAAGCACCCTGGCGGCGGGGGCA
This window encodes:
- a CDS encoding M23 family metallopeptidase, with the protein product MKPSVLLAALLLLPASVASASQAHPSGVISSGQPSLNQQKSTTPAGQAGARPSWQWPLSPRPPVLRGFDPPPKPWLSGHRGVDLGFAAAGTQVTSPSAGTVSFVGVVVDRPVITIDHGGGLRSSFEPVESTLAAGAPVAAGEVIGTVLPGHCPAAQCLHWGVREGEEYVNPLQFVLDLRPSILLPLPGPP